In Candidatus Neomarinimicrobiota bacterium, a single genomic region encodes these proteins:
- a CDS encoding universal stress protein, with protein MKFLLAISSSQYSGPTLKAGAMIAQAFNAELNVVYVGAKHKGLQEGPLELSRENLTKWNIYHPGIEVLEWAFKELQLVCPENDDLRTTEFNPEHIKQEHNRYKIILPTTGGCRVALTLREGELIQELRDELQLDDYALTIIGGSQGKRHMAHDLIQFLPSSVFIARGMNLKKKYKILLLVDDSEATKRSIKFGVEIARTEQWDVRTLTVSKTKRFGKGYSEAARQAKTYLEKQDIPVEQFFLTGDPVTTFVDFAGDDHIIIMGASTANPLKKLLFGSKPIKTLKRSSAPILIVK; from the coding sequence ATGAAATTTCTATTGGCCATTAGCAGCAGTCAGTATTCGGGTCCCACATTGAAGGCGGGGGCTATGATTGCCCAGGCTTTTAACGCTGAACTAAATGTAGTCTATGTGGGAGCAAAGCATAAAGGCTTACAGGAAGGTCCCCTGGAACTATCCCGTGAGAATCTTACGAAGTGGAATATCTATCATCCAGGAATTGAAGTATTAGAATGGGCTTTTAAAGAATTACAACTGGTCTGTCCTGAGAATGATGATCTGAGAACAACAGAGTTTAATCCGGAACACATTAAGCAGGAGCATAACCGGTACAAAATAATCCTGCCGACTACAGGAGGATGCAGGGTCGCGTTAACCTTGAGAGAGGGTGAATTAATTCAGGAATTACGAGATGAACTGCAGCTGGATGACTATGCTTTAACCATCATAGGTGGCAGTCAGGGAAAGCGACATATGGCCCATGACCTGATCCAGTTCTTACCATCATCGGTTTTTATTGCCCGGGGGATGAATTTAAAGAAAAAGTATAAAATACTCCTTCTCGTCGATGACTCTGAGGCAACCAAGCGTTCCATCAAATTTGGTGTTGAGATTGCTAGAACTGAGCAATGGGATGTGAGGACTCTGACTGTCAGCAAGACCAAGCGGTTTGGCAAGGGATATTCTGAAGCTGCCAGGCAGGCTAAAACCTATCTTGAGAAGCAGGATATTCCAGTTGAACAATTTTTCCTAACAGGCGATCCGGTGACTACTTTTGTTGACTTTGCAGGGGATGACCATATCATCATTATGGGTGCCTCTACAGCCAATCCCCTAAAGAAATTGCTGTTTGGTTCCAAGCCCATAAAAACCCTCAAGCGATCAAGTGCTCCGATCCTGATCGTCAAATAA
- a CDS encoding universal stress protein: MKQIAKINTETLKFLTAVSSSEYSGPTLKMGALIASVFDAHMGVVYVGEKASEFHGSSVNLTRQNLDNWNIIHPGLETLKWALNQLKGYAPDNDSLAGLQFNPDHVYEEDGRIKVLLPDEKGSRIELILREGELVDQLRKEIQLEDYDLAIIGGSQNKRHLAHSIIQYLPSSVLVLQKFKPRKKYKLLLLVDDSEATAKSIAWGALIAEKLDWPVRTLTVSKTKRFGTGYQGAADAARAYFESRNIEVEQFFITGDPVNTFAEFAGDDHMIIMGASTLNPIKQLLFGSKPIKTLARTDVPILIIR, from the coding sequence ATGAAACAAATAGCCAAAATAAACACGGAAACACTCAAATTCCTGACTGCTGTCAGCAGCAGTGAATACTCAGGACCCACCTTGAAAATGGGTGCGCTGATCGCTTCTGTTTTTGATGCGCACATGGGGGTGGTCTATGTGGGTGAAAAAGCCAGTGAATTCCATGGTAGTTCGGTGAATCTCACTCGTCAAAACCTGGATAATTGGAACATTATCCATCCGGGGTTGGAAACGCTTAAATGGGCTCTCAATCAACTCAAGGGTTATGCTCCTGACAATGATTCTCTCGCAGGACTCCAGTTCAATCCGGACCACGTTTATGAAGAAGATGGACGGATCAAGGTTCTTTTGCCGGATGAAAAAGGCTCGCGGATAGAACTTATCCTGCGAGAAGGTGAATTGGTCGATCAGTTGCGCAAGGAGATTCAACTGGAAGACTATGATCTGGCAATTATTGGAGGGAGTCAAAACAAACGCCACCTGGCTCATTCAATCATACAGTATTTACCCTCTTCCGTTCTTGTTCTGCAAAAGTTTAAGCCGCGCAAAAAATATAAGCTGCTGCTGCTGGTTGATGATTCCGAAGCGACTGCAAAATCCATAGCCTGGGGCGCTCTCATTGCTGAAAAACTGGATTGGCCGGTACGCACCCTGACCGTGTCTAAAACAAAACGTTTTGGGACGGGATATCAAGGAGCTGCCGATGCTGCCAGAGCATATTTTGAATCCCGAAATATTGAAGTAGAGCAATTTTTTATCACAGGTGATCCGGTCAATACTTTCGCAGAATTTGCTGGAGATGATCATATGATCATCATGGGTGCCTCCACTCTGAATCCCATCAAACAGTTGTTGTTTGGCAGTAAGCCCATCAAGACCCTTGCTCGAACTGATGTTCCAATCCTAATCATTCGTTAG